The Calorimonas adulescens genome has a segment encoding these proteins:
- the trxB gene encoding thioredoxin-disulfide reductase translates to MIREVNADNYEEVVLKSRRPVIVDFYSTDCPPCNQLEPIYERLAETYGEYMDFIKIYRQGNREFAKSLGVTGSPTVLFYRDGKEVRERLNGYLTKPEVRKAIEQVIGFSIMDREPERVECDVLVLGGGPAGLTAALYASRAKLDTVVVDEGVTGGQAANTYYIENYPGTSGSIEGKTLMKNMREQAESFGAVIDDLKEIIEIKLTDTEKYVRTEDKIYFPKAVVLAMGAQPRKLPAENEDVFRGKGIHYCAICDGSMYEGKHVAVIGGGNSAIQETLYLSNIADKITIIHEFDNLQASKVLQDKVFNNPKVNFIWESHVTKAEGNEMLKRLFYKNLKTGEVSSIDVDGAFVYIGLSPKTDILNGQVEINQYGYVKTDEDLMTSVKGVFAAGDIRDKKVRQVATAVGDGATVGVNVERYLSGI, encoded by the coding sequence ATGATTAGAGAGGTAAATGCGGACAATTATGAAGAGGTAGTATTAAAATCCAGGAGGCCGGTAATTGTGGACTTTTATTCCACTGACTGCCCTCCGTGCAATCAACTGGAGCCAATCTATGAGAGGCTCGCTGAAACCTATGGGGAATACATGGATTTCATTAAAATTTACAGGCAGGGTAACAGGGAATTTGCAAAGAGCCTTGGTGTCACAGGCAGTCCCACTGTACTGTTTTATAGGGATGGCAAAGAGGTAAGGGAGAGGTTAAATGGATACCTGACGAAGCCGGAGGTACGCAAGGCCATAGAACAGGTTATAGGATTTTCCATCATGGATAGGGAACCAGAAAGGGTAGAGTGCGATGTGCTGGTCCTTGGTGGTGGACCTGCAGGTCTTACAGCAGCGCTCTATGCCTCACGGGCAAAGCTAGATACTGTGGTCGTGGATGAGGGGGTGACAGGTGGCCAGGCCGCCAACACATACTATATTGAAAACTACCCTGGTACCAGCGGTTCAATTGAAGGGAAAACCCTTATGAAGAATATGAGAGAGCAGGCTGAATCCTTTGGTGCAGTTATCGATGACCTCAAGGAGATAATTGAGATAAAACTCACTGATACAGAGAAGTATGTAAGGACAGAGGATAAGATATATTTTCCGAAGGCAGTGGTACTGGCAATGGGTGCACAGCCGAGAAAACTTCCTGCAGAGAATGAGGATGTATTCAGGGGTAAGGGTATACATTACTGTGCCATATGCGATGGTTCCATGTATGAGGGAAAACATGTTGCTGTAATTGGTGGCGGCAATTCAGCCATTCAGGAGACACTCTATCTATCCAACATTGCAGATAAGATAACCATAATTCATGAGTTTGACAACCTGCAGGCCTCCAAGGTGCTTCAGGACAAGGTATTTAATAATCCCAAGGTCAACTTTATCTGGGAGTCCCATGTAACAAAAGCTGAGGGCAATGAGATGCTAAAGAGGCTTTTCTATAAAAACCTGAAGACAGGAGAGGTTAGCAGCATAGATGTTGACGGGGCTTTTGTATATATTGGCTTATCACCAAAGACGGATATCTTAAATGGCCAGGTTGAGATAAATCAGTATGGATATGTAAAAACAGATGAAGACCTCATGACGAGCGTAAAAGGCGTATTTGCTGCAGGGGATATAAGGGACAAAAAGGTAAGACAGGTAGCTACTGCAGTGGGTGATGGCGCTACCGTCGGTGTAAATGTCGAGAGGTACTTATCTGGGATATAG